The following are encoded in a window of Drosophila simulans strain w501 chromosome 3L, Prin_Dsim_3.1, whole genome shotgun sequence genomic DNA:
- the LOC6737093 gene encoding arginine/serine-rich coiled-coil protein 2 isoform X1, protein MSQSDNVAREQTAANAGPEACQGCRGQVPSATPVEVEDMATPSMERLIRKANMAQKMLNDVMKQIQKQQQQESQLSIKETKSKHRSSDGGKRRHRGRRHGHGHHTSSSSSSSSDHSDCELILAEKEEFMPRRRHIRDDRKRDRSRSRGRSRGHSRGRSHGRSRSRSYTDTRRSRALPLALPVRISV, encoded by the coding sequence ATGTCGCAATCCGATAACGTGGCACGTGAGCAAACTGCGGCAAATGCAGGGCCGGAGGCATGTCAAGGATGCCGCGGCCAAGTGCCGAGTGCCACGCCCGTGGAAGTGGAGGACATGGCCACGCCGTCGATGGAGCGGCTCATTCGAAAGGCCAACATGGCCCAGAAAATGCTGAACGATGTGATGAAACAGATccagaagcaacagcagcaggaatCTCAGCTCTCCATCAAGGAGACCAAGTCCAAGCACCGCAGCTCCGATGGAGGTAAACGACGACACAGAGGACGCAGACATGGTCATGGTCATCACACTAGCTCAtcttccagttccagttccgaCCACAGTGACTGCGAGCTGATCCTGGCGGAGAAGGAGGAGTTCATGCCGCGGAGGAGACACATCCGGGATGATCGCAAGCGGGATCGCTCCAGGTCTCGCGGTCGCTCCCGTGGTCACTCGCGTGGTCGTTCTCATGGGCGTTCTCGTTCCAGGTCCTACACCGATACCCGACGATCTCGAGCACTGCCCCTGGCTCTGCCCGTTCGGATTTCAGTGTGA
- the LOC6737093 gene encoding uncharacterized protein LOC6737093 isoform X2, giving the protein MSQSDNVAREQTAANAGPEACQGCRGQVPSATPVEVEDMATPSMERLIRKANMAQKMLNDVMKQIQKQQQQESQLSIKETKSKHRSSDGVPVPTTVTAS; this is encoded by the exons ATGTCGCAATCCGATAACGTGGCACGTGAGCAAACTGCGGCAAATGCAGGGCCGGAGGCATGTCAAGGATGCCGCGGCCAAGTGCCGAGTGCCACGCCCGTGGAAGTGGAGGACATGGCCACGCCGTCGATGGAGCGGCTCATTCGAAAGGCCAACATGGCCCAGAAAATGCTGAACGATGTGATGAAACAGATccagaagcaacagcagcaggaatCTCAGCTCTCCATCAAGGAGACCAAGTCCAAGCACCGCAGCTCCGATGGAG ttccagttccgaCCACAGTGACTGCGAGCTGA